In Plasmodium gaboni strain SY75 chromosome 7, whole genome shotgun sequence, the following are encoded in one genomic region:
- a CDS encoding putative exported protein (Plasmodium exported protein, unknown function), with product MVNKHDLVQKSNNIYFSNNENIIDRKNKNNLFNIKIRKCNTKKNNWAFLFLLISLSCVILLFYIYEAPFINIDHSSTSYCKQSRSLYESEILHQESYHNDLLQYKNPHKNIQQKVSDGTFHKNDLLKNDSNHTYVNDILGHVKNKADNINNTNDKLKNKKFEPPTDIYSNVEKKIKKENLEGHKNSLKNPHSKYDELSKNKKIEKIEKIENNLKEKINQSDDTFYFYDNFNIDKGSKNVTTSNKIDNHNNTNDNDNILLKEEKKTYYDYFPLKRFSSEEELEIYLKKNGLSQDHFDRYLQRHFISEEQNNKKYNVNNYDDANYDNDNYDIDDDLSKHNVYTYYNNNRSEENFYNYLNENGLTEEHFHQELLKRSVSENDLNNDLIVEQSLSLPKREVSIDSILEHTLYKGKDTYKYLLSNSKTGRNYSNTSSISAFSKSSRNVSNASSISAFSKISRNVSNASSISAFSKSSRNVSNASSLSSLNEDDEHDDFKTYLLKNNITEEHFHQELLKYNGGIKQDKKKNKKNKKNKNKKKKFYVNDDDDNNLSNNFEFEQYKNFLNTDNNIYEEALLNSLMKFVFDDENYLKGKFLRGYLLKEVILKSDSEEIQNALDFLRIDIVEAELMTLSQFIYEYEDRNEQIKTLLEIFVEDLDEQDKLDICKNMIQYMKCNDMDIEAIYESLLDREFKIPKRVKMILNLKAGMVFGAAVISLILFCCSFIPAAGGVIVGLGYILFGWYISSCLKAQKKWTRQR from the exons atggTTAATAAACATGATTTAGTAcaaaaaagtaataatatttatttttccaATAATGAAAACATTATAGATaggaaaaataaaaataatttgttcaatataaaaataagaaaatgtaatactaaaaagaataattGGGCTTTCCTATTTCTTCTTATAAGTTTAAGTTgtgttatattattgttttatatatatgag gCACCCTTTATTAATATTGATCATTCTTCAACATCCTACTGCAAGCAAAGTAGATCCTTATATGAATCCGAAATATTGCATCAAGAAAGTTATCATAATGATCTGTTACAATATAAGAACCCTCATAAGAATATACAACAGAAGGTAAGCGATGGAACATTTCATAAGAATGacttattaaaaaatgatagTAACCATACTTATGTAAATGATATATTGGGAcatgtaaaaaataaagcagataatataaataatacaaatgacaaattaaaaaataaaaaatttgaaCCGCCAACagatatatattcaaatgtagaaaaaaaaataaaaaaagaaaatttgGAAGGACATAAAAATTCATTGAAGAACCCTCATTCTAAATATGATGAATTATcgaaaaataaaaaaatagaaaaaatagaaaaaatagaaaataatttgaaagaaaaaattaaccAATCAGATgatacattttatttttatgataattttaatatagaTAAAGGGTCCAAAAATGTGACAACATCAAATAAGATAGATAATCATAACAATACAAATGATAATGacaatattttattaaaagaagaaaaaaaaacctattatgattattttcCATTGAAACGTTTTTCTTCAGAGGAAGAACtggaaatatatttaaaaaaaaatggattAAGCCAAGATCATTTTGATAGATATTTACAAAGACATTTTATAAGtgaagaacaaaataataaaaaatataatgtcaataattatgatgatgctaattatgataatgataattatgatattGATGATGATTTATCCAAACATAatgtatatacatattataataataatagatCAGAAGAAAacttttataattatttgaatGAAAATGGACTAACAGAAGAACATTTCCATCAAGAACTTTTAAAACGTTCCGTATCAGAAAATGATTTGAATAACGATTTAATAGTAGAACAATCTTTATCATTACCAAAAAGAGAAGTTTCAATAGATTCCATATTAGAGCATACCTTATATAAAGGAAAAGAtacttataaatatttattatcaaataGTAAAACAGGAAGAAATTATTCAAATACATCATCCATTTCAGCATTTTCAAAAAGTAGTAGAAATGTTTCCAACGCATCATCCATTTCAGCATTTTCAAAAATTAGTAGAAATGTTTCAAACGCATCATCCATTTCAGCATTTTCTAAAAGTAGTAGAAATGTTTCAAACGCATCATCTTTATCATCATTAAATGAAGATGATGAACATGATGATTTCAAAACATAtctattaaaaaataatataacgGAAGAACATTTTCATcaagaattattaaaatataatggAGGGATAAAACAAGATAAgaaaaagaacaaaaagaacaaaaaaaacaaaaataaaaaaaaaaaattctatgtaaatgatgatgatgataataacTTATCTAACAATTTTGAATTTgaacaatataaaaattttctCAATAcagataataatatatatgaagaaGCATTATTAAATTCTTTGATGAAATTTGTGTTTGATGATGAGAATTATCTCAAAGGTAAATTCTTAAGAGGTTATTTACTCAAAGAAGTTATCTTAAAAAGCGATTCAGAAGAAATTCAAAATGCCCTAGATTTTCTTCGTATTGATATTGTAGAGGCAGAACTTATGACCTTGAGtcaatttatatatgaatatgaaGATAGAAATGAACAAATTAAAACCTTACTTGAAATATTTGTAGAAGATTTAGATGAACAAGACAAACTTgatatatgtaaaaatatgataCAATATATGAAGTGCAATGATATGGACATTGAAGCTATATATGAATCCTTGTTAGATCGAGAATTTAAGATTCCTAAACGTGTAAAAATGATACTTAATTTAAAGGCGGGAATGGTATTTGGTGCAGCAGTCATATctttaattcttttttgttGTAGCTTTATTCCAGCAGCAGGTGGTGTAATTGTTGGCTTGGGTTATATACTCTTTGGTTGGTATATATCATCATGTCTTAAGGCCCAAAAGAAATGGACTCGGCAAAGATGA